Part of the Chanodichthys erythropterus isolate Z2021 chromosome 13, ASM2448905v1, whole genome shotgun sequence genome is shown below.
GGCAGACCCCCTCACTCTCTCTCACCCACAGGCTAACCACAGCCAATCGGAGGGGCGCAGAGGGGAGGGGCCAGAGGAGAACCAGCACTTAATTGGTGAGTTGCAGTGAatacagttttttatttttcccaGTTTCAGGTGGGCACCGCACTGCAGCACATTTCGTTCTCCTTGAACAGTGAGTAAAACTACCAACGTGGatctattttatattatttgtagATGACGTGCTAGTTCAATGCTGCCTTTCGCATGTTGGATTTAATAAGCGCAATGAGAtatgatttgatttttttttttttttttttttttttttttttaacgggTTGTTAAAATACTGCCGGTATAGTTGTTTATTTGGTTTAAATGATTGTGCTACATTGGATCTCTAGGCCAGTGATTAACATGTTGAACTCTGTTTTCCCCATAGGTGATGGTCTTAGTGACTGGATGACGGAAGAAGTAGATTTCTCCTCTTACCTCCCAACCCCTCACTCCTCTCCCTCCCCCAATGCATCCCTTCCCCCCTCGCCCCTCCAGCATGACATCCAGGTGCCCTCAGATTTGGAGGTCATGACCTCTCTGCTGCAAGAGGAGCTTGCTCAGCTGGAGGATTACTTCCTGTCTGACCCACTCCCAGAAAAAGCCTCCAAACTGGGCAAATGCGACAAGGGTCCAACGGCAGTTGGTCCACCGTCGTATTACCAGTTGCCCTACGCATCATATTCTACTTCCAACCAATCCGAATCCAGCCCTCTACTTGTTACCCTGGCAACTGGGGAACTTGACTTGCTGAGCTTTTGTGGGGGTCCCATTGGCCGTACCAAGATTCCTAGACATGCCCCTTACAGTTGCAGCCGCCCCAACAGCAACGTCTGCAGCCGCAAGAGAGCTTCCGATGGGGTGAGGGTGGGTGACAGCTACGAGAGTAGCATCTGGAGTTCCAAAGGAAATTCCTCAGGTAACTCAGCTGTTGCGCCTGGTGGGAGCTACAGCTGTGCTGAAGATGAACGGGTGGTAGGCAAAGGCTACTGCCTTGGCAGTGCAGTGGAGATCAGGAGGTGCGCCATTTTACCCAAAGAAGAGAAGAACTGCCGCTACACGGAAGAGGCCGGCGGTGCGAGTAAGGCCGGCGGCGGCGGGTACAACTTTAGCGGACCCGTTCAAATTCCTCACAAGAAAGACGAAATGATGATGTATGGTGTCAGAGAAGTCAATTTAAGTGGCATAGGAGGAAGCGCGGAGATAGAGATGATGGGCGAAGCGAAGAATGGTGCTAGCGACGTGAAGGCCAACATACCCTGGAAGACCGAACCCAATGAAAGCTGTTTCCTCCAAAGTACATCCCAAGAAGAGGCCTACAACAGCTTCCTCGGGGCCATCAATGACCCAGTGAAGGCGGAGAGCGTAGAGATTCACCGGCAACATAACTTCCACTGCAGCTTCCTCGAAGGCCAAGGCCCCGACTGCCTGAGCGGTGACCGCCACGGACCTGAAATGGGGTCCCCGTGTGCCAGAGGAGTCTGTGTGCTGAAAGAAGACCCCTGCATTGTGAAACCAGACCTAGAGGTGCCACTAATCGAAGGGAACCACGGTGAACGCAAACAGAAGAAGAGAGACCAGAACAAGACTGCAGCTCACAGGTAGAGTATTTTCAGAGTCATAATGGTGTCAAATGTATTCTACATGAGTGAACAGAGAAAAGTTGGTGGCTTTTTGAAAATTTTATTATGCTTCAGAATGCAGCATTACAAAGTTGCTGCTTGTGGGATTTGACAGCAAAAGTGTGACAATTTCCTCTGTATTAATCGTTTTGAACAGGTATCGCCAAAGGAAGCGAGCGGAGTTGGACTCGTTGGAGGAACAGCTTCACGGTCTGGAGGGTAGAAACCGTGAGCTACGGGACAAGGCAGAATCGGTGGAACGAGAGATCCAGTACGTGAAAGACCTCCTGATTGAGGTGTACAAGGCCCGCAGCCAACG
Proteins encoded:
- the atf5a gene encoding uncharacterized protein atf5a, with product MMTMSAPIWKTLLVCPADPLTLSHPQANHSQSEGRRGEGPEENQHLIGDGLSDWMTEEVDFSSYLPTPHSSPSPNASLPPSPLQHDIQVPSDLEVMTSLLQEELAQLEDYFLSDPLPEKASKLGKCDKGPTAVGPPSYYQLPYASYSTSNQSESSPLLVTLATGELDLLSFCGGPIGRTKIPRHAPYSCSRPNSNVCSRKRASDGVRVGDSYESSIWSSKGNSSGNSAVAPGGSYSCAEDERVVGKGYCLGSAVEIRRCAILPKEEKNCRYTEEAGGASKAGGGGYNFSGPVQIPHKKDEMMMYGVREVNLSGIGGSAEIEMMGEAKNGASDVKANIPWKTEPNESCFLQSTSQEEAYNSFLGAINDPVKAESVEIHRQHNFHCSFLEGQGPDCLSGDRHGPEMGSPCARGVCVLKEDPCIVKPDLEVPLIEGNHGERKQKKRDQNKTAAHRYRQRKRAELDSLEEQLHGLEGRNRELRDKAESVEREIQYVKDLLIEVYKARSQRLKQETSA